A stretch of Fragaria vesca subsp. vesca unplaced genomic scaffold, FraVesHawaii_1.0 scf0513090, whole genome shotgun sequence DNA encodes these proteins:
- the LOC101304349 gene encoding protein FAR1-RELATED SEQUENCE 5-like: MEESVEESSMELSKEELIWKPRYGMEFDYDEVAYDFYNEYGRREGFSIRKDSCAKDKFGVITSRTFVCCKEGKYCVYRFSEEHNHPLVKIDLVHMLPSHRNAKASDGAFIDLTSNSRVPPKSAFELMGKHAGGILRFSKQDQKNYLRTV, translated from the exons ATGGAAGAATCTGTGGAAGAAAGTAGCATGGAGCTatcaaaagaagaattgaTATGGAAGCCTAGATATGGTATGGAGTTTGATTATGATGAAGTTGCATATGATTTTTATAATGAGTATGGACGCAGAGAAGGCTTCAGCATTAGAAAAGATAGTTGTGCCAAGGATAAGTTTGGGGTAATCACTTCAAGGacttttgtttgttgtaagGAAG GGAAGTATTGTGTGTACCGTTTCTCCGAAGAGCATAATCATCCTCTTGTTAAGATAGATCTTGTGCATATGTTGCCATCTCACCGAAATGCCAAAGCTTCAGATGGTGCATTTATAGACTTGACTTCAAATTCAAGAGTTCCGCCAAAGTCTGCATTTGAATTAATGGGTAAGCATGCTGGTGGAATATTGAGATTTTCAAAGCAAGACCAAAAGAACTATCTTCGAACTGTctga
- the LOC101299924 gene encoding uncharacterized protein LOC101299924, producing the protein MVQLMSSGDLRQTTPCKDKVPVKLEIEDSLEEEHGPLNKRSRPSFAYQERSGDNGVAVPTSQYNPLDEPSPLGLRLRKSPSLLELIQMKLAQGVPPTAGAVQREYLNSGVKKEIKGNAAVGATDKLKASNFPASMLRIGNWEYKSRYEGDLVAKCYFAKHKLVWEVLEGGLKSKIEIQWSDIMTLNANCPDDGPGTLNVVLARQPLFFRETNPQPRKHTLWQATSDFTDGQASLYRQHFLQCPQGLLNKHFEKLIQCDTRLCFLSRQPEIVLDSPYFELRPSVFEDQGEAKGHGFDQLASGKGPSISGFQDISSPSASQSSSLKTDPQDSAGMTLEHRSREAPSPSSVMDARAIEGNGNSEVVDSRGPRNWEQIKVPGLHPSMSMSDFMSHIGNCISEQMTSGNPPSADQQSEYQDILEDIAQYLLSDTQLTAADESHETSLMSRVNSLCCLLQKDPASLQNSQIEVEETDGGRDIHPNQTPVGTSGTHMQAPEEDMKDVSGGKKAPGMSRKDSFGELLFHLPRIASLPSLPKVLFNISEDCESQGR; encoded by the exons ATGGTGCAGTTGATGAGTTCCGGCGATCTCCGCCAAACGACGCCGTGTAAGGATAAGGTGCCGGTCAAATTGGAGATCGAAGACTCTTTGGAGGAGGAGCATGGTCCCCTCAACAAGCGCTCCAGACCGTCCTTTGCTTATCAAGAG AGGTCAGGCGATAACGGGGTTGCTGTCCCAACTTCTCAATACAATCCCCTAGATGAGCCTAGCCCTTTGGGTCTGAGGCTCAGGAAGAGCCCGTCTTTATTGGAATTAATTCAAATGAAGCTTGCTCAGGGGGTTCCTCCTACAGCTGGAGCTGTACAAAGAGAATACCTTAACTCTGGTGTTAAGAAGGAGATTAAAGGAAATGCTGCAGTGGGGGCTACTGATAAGCTTAAGGCGTCAAATTTTCCAGCTTCAATGTTAAGGATCGGTAACTGGGAG TACAAATCAAGGTATGAGGGTGATTTAGTGGCAAAGTGTTATTTTGCAAAGCATAAGCTTGTCTGGGAGGTTCTTGAAGGAGGCCTCAAGAGCAAAATAGAAATCCAGTGGTCAGATATCATGACTCTAAATGCAAACTGTCCTGACGATGGACCTGGTACTTTGAATGTTGTG TTGGCTAGACAACCTCTATTCTTCAGGGAGACCAACCCTCAGCCTAGAAAGCATACTTTATGGCAAGCAACATCAGATTTTACTGATGGGCAAGCAAGCCTGTACAG GCAACATTTTCTGCAATGTCCACAAGGACTGTTAAACAAGCATTTTGAAAAGCTCATCCAGTGCGATACACGTCTTTGCTTCTTAAGTCGGCAGCCAGAGATCGTTTTGGATTCACCTTATTTTGAACTGCGGCCTTCTGTATTTGAAGACCAAGGTGAAGCCAAGGGCCATGGTTTTGACCAACTGGCAAGTGGTAAAGGTCCCTCCATTTCTGGTTTCCAGGATATATCATCACCATCTGCAAGTCAGTCATCATCTTTGAAGACAGACCCGCAGGACTCAGCTGGTATGACATTAGAGCATCGGTCCAGAGAAGCTCCTTCCCCTAGCTCAG TTATGGATGCTCGTGCAATTGAAGGAAATGGCAATTCTGAAGTTGTTGATTCAAGAGGGCCAAGAAATTGGGAACAGATAAAAGTGCCTGGGCTGCATCCTTCAATGTCGATGAGTGATTTTATGAGTCACATTGGGAACTGTATTTCAGAACAAATGACTTCTGGAAATCCGCCTTCTGCCGATCAACAGTCAGAATACCAGGATATTCTGGAGGACATTGCGCAGTACCTGTTGAGTGACACTCAATTAACTGCTGCAGATGAGAGTCATGAAACATCTCTCATGTCCAGGGTCAATTCTCTATGTTGCCTTTTGCAGAAGGACCCCGCTTCTCTCCAGAATTCACAgattgaagttgaagaaacAGATGGTGGAAGAGATATTCATCCTAACCAAACTCCTGTTGGTACATCGGGAACTCATATGCAGGCTCCTGAAGAGGATATGAAGGATGTTTCTGGGGGGAAGAAGGCACCAGGCATGTCGAGAAAAGACTCCTTCGGGGAATTGCTATTTCATCTCCCTCGCATCGCCTCTCTTCCCTCGCTTCCGAAAGTCTTGTTCAACATTTCGGAAGATTGTGAGAGTCAAGGTAGATAG